CATTTTTTCAATTGTAGTGATGGTTTTTTTGATTCTTTCTACCATCTCAGTTGTGGTTATATAGCCTAAATCTCTTGCTCCAACTACTGAAACCAAGTAAAGTCCTATGTTTGTAGGTGACGTTCTCTCCGCAATCCCATTAGGCGGGTCTTCTTGAAAATTATCTGGTGGTAGATAATTCTGGCTTTCTGTCACAAAGTCTTCAAAAAATCTCCAGGTTTTTCTCGTTATTAAGCGCAATTCCTCCATTTCCTCATGTGACACAGTTTTTTCTTTTGAAATTATTGGCTGGCTTATATAAAAAGCAATGTAGGGAGAAATTGCCCAAAGGAAAAAAAGCACTATTGCCCCAATTAAATCTTGGGGTTTAAAATACATAACTAATGCAACTAATGCTAATCCCTCTACTAAAACTATCCACATTCTTTTAAAAAAACTTGCAAAGTCATTTCTAAGTCGCTTCTCCATGTCAGCAGCCGTAACCCATTCTAATAAATTCTTTCGAGTTATATACAGTCTCGTCAGTGTTCTAACTATTGCATCTGCCATCATATAAGCTTGATAGGGTAAAAACACAAAATTAAGTAATGATTGATAAAAAGCGGCTTCTATGCTTGTTATCACGGCTTTATGTCTTTTTTCCCAATAGTGTCTGAACTGGCCTTTAAAAATAGTGTCAACTAAAGCAGGTAGAATGGGGAAGAATACAGTTAAAATCGCAACCCCTAACCATAAAAAACTGCTTCCCGGCAAAAGGCTAAATCCTAAAAATAGCATTAACATCAAGGCAACTGAAACAACACTTCTTCTTAGGTTGTCCATAATTTTCCATTTAGTTATTAAAGAAAGGGGGTTTTTTACCATTTCTCCTTTTCTATTTTTTATTTTAGATTTCAAATAAGGCAATAACTGCCAATCCCCTCTTACCCATCTGTGCAGTCTCATGATATAGGAATTGTATTTAGCAGGATAGCCATCAATCAATTCTATATCACTGACAAGACCGGTTCGCACAAAGGACCCTTCTAAAAGGTCATGACTTAAAATAGAATTATCCGGTATAGTATCTCTTAAAAGTTCTCTAAATACATCTACATCGTATATTCCTTTACCTGTATATATGCCTTCTCCGAACAAATCCTGATAAACATCTGATACTGCTGTAGTATATGGATCTATACCGCCTTCTCCAGCATAGATTTTAGAAAACAGTGTAGCATTTGCGCTTTCTATATCAATGCCTATTCTAGGTTGCAATAGTCCATATCCCTCTACTACTACACCATAATCTCTGTCAATCACTGCTTTGTTTAAGGGATGCAACATAGTACCTACTAATTTTTTAGCAGTATCAATAGGCAAATTTGTATCTGCATCCAAAGTTATTACATATTTTATATTTAGTTTGGCAACATCTCCACTAACTACATAAAAACTCGTATCTTCCTTCCCTCTTAAAAGTTCATTAAATTCGACAAGAGCTCCTCTTTTTCTTTCCCAGCCCATCCAGCTTTTTTGCATTTGATTGTATTTTCTTTTTCTGTGGAAATAGTAAAATATCTTTTCGCCGTTTTTAGAATATTTCTCGTTTAACTTTTCAATTTGTTCCAAAGCACACTTTACAATCTTCTCATCCTCCGACATAACCTCAAAAGGAGCGTCTTTAAAATCCCCTAATAAGCCAAAATACAAATTCTTTTCTCTGTTGGCGTGATAATACACCTCAAGATTTTCAATCAGCTCTTTTGTCCTTTTTTCATCTGGCAAAAGAGAAGAAATAACTACCATTGTCTTAGCATCTTCAGGAATACCTTCTTTTAACTCAATTTTTGGCAATACTACTGGCTTAAAAATATGCACTAAAATCCAATTTACTAATTGAACTGACATTTCACTAAAAGGTATTAGAAGAATTACACCAGAGATAAATAATAGCCCCCATTTATTAGAAAAATTTGCTATATATTTTAATGCAAAAAACTCCTCTACCAATAGGAAGATTAAAATTAAACCTACATACAAAGTCTCTGGAGATTTTTTGGCAATTTTTCCCCAGCTTATTGTCCTTTTTGATTTGTTACTCAGCTTATTTTCAAGAATACTTCTTCCTTTGCCTACAAGGTAAAATCCTACATGGTTTATATATCCTAGTTTTCCCTCTTGTTCTGTCACTTCTTTTGCACATTCAATTGCCTTTTTAGCAACATAAGTTTCTGAAGTATTATAATATTTAGCTATTTTTTCTATTTCATGTCTGTAATAATCTCTTGATTCAAAATCCATCTTAGGATATGTACCGTCCGGGTCTTGCCTCAAAACTTGCTCTACGGAACTCAAACTTTCAAAAATTTGTTCCCAATCGAGAGAGGAAACAGTTCTTAAACTGGTAATAGCATTGCCTATAGAAATTTGCCTTTTTGCCTGTATTTGATGAGCCTTTTCTGCTACATCGTTAATGCTAGTATCATACTCCATTAAAATTTTTTCTATAGACTGTATGACATTAACAGAATTACTCCCTTCTTTTCTAAGTCTACTTACCAAATGTTCAATAAATTGTAGAGGGAATCTGTCTGCAACATTGATATTGTTCCTTATAAGCTTTTTCACTTCTTCATATTTCATTTCTTTTTCCAAAAGCAATGTGAGTATCTTTTCTGCTTTTTCCCTTTGGTGGCGAGTTTCTACAATTTTCTCGCAAATCTTTTTTATTTTCTCCACCAAAGCAATACGTATCATAAGGCTTAAAGCCCACAGCTCAGAGCTGGAAAGCAAAGCCTTTGTCTGATAAGCCTTTATAAAATTAATTATGGCTTTTTCATCAATTTTCCCATCAGTGTGAAGAACTAGCTCAAAGGCTATAGCATATATTCTTGGGTAACCTTTGAATAAACCATTTTTAAGCCCTGGAAGCCCCGAATAATAACTTTTTGACAAACTTTTCCTTATTTCCTTAACTTGCTCTTCGATTATATAAAAGTTATCTAACAACCACTCCTCTTCTTGAGAAATATAGACATCCTCTTCTTTTAAAATGCTGTTCAAATTTCTGTAAACATTCTTTATGTAGTTGTAGTTTTTATTCATCCGCGGAATTAGCAAATAGGATAATTTAGTTCTCTTCATTATGTTGTGATTCTGCGCTAGTTCTGCTGCATGTTTTTCCATTTCCTCCGAACTTAAAATAATATCGTCGAAATCTCCTATAGAATCTTCCTTACCCCATGTAGGCTTTTTTGAAATATGTACAACAAACGCGGCTATTAAAAGCAAGATAGCTCCTATCAACACATACTCCATAGTATGTCAACTCCCTCACTGCAATTTAGTGCTAAAAATATTATTCCCTCAAGTTTGAAATTTTAAAGCATAAAAAAATAAAAGCCCCTAATATTTAGGCTTTTATTACCACCATCCCTTTCTTTTAAAATACAAAATTTCTACAAAAGCTATAATTCCCATAACCGCCAGAGTAACAAAATAACCATATTCTGTATTAAGTTCAGGCATATTTTTAAAGTTCATCCCATAGATACCAGTAATAAGGGTTAGAGGCATAATTATAGTCGCTATAATTGTAAGAGTCTTCATAACCCCATTCATTCTATTTGATATGTAAGACATATAAAGGTCTAAAGTACCAGTGAGAAGGTCATAGTAAGTATCAATAAAGTCAAACAAGCGCATTATATGGTCATAAACGTCCATAAAGTACAATTTGTTTTCTTCTTTTATTATAACGAAGTCATGCCTTAAAAGCGTATTTAAAACCTCTCTTTGCGCTGTTATGATTTTTCTCAATTTCAACATGTTCTTTTTTAGAAGAAATATCTTACTTTGAATTTCTTTACTCTCTTTTTCAAAAATTTCTGCTTCAATTTCATCAATTTTATTTCCCACTTCATCTACAATAGGAAAATAATCATCTATAATTTCATCTGCAAGATTATAAAGCAAAAAATCAATTCCTCTCTCAAAAATATTCGCTGCGCTCTTTGCTTTTTCATAAACAGTATTCACAACTTCCATATTACCCCAATGAACTGTAACAATATAATTTTGAGAAACAAAAAGAAAAATTTCTGAAATTCTAAATTCCTCTTCCAATTTTCTCCCTTTAAAAACATTCATTACTATAAAGTAATAATCTTTGTAGTTTTCTACTTTAGACCGCTGCTTCCTATGGAGACAATCTTCTATAGTAAGAGGATGAAACTTAAAAACATCGCTTAATATTTTGATTTCAGAATCAGTTGGGTTTTCTAAATCAACCCATAAAAGATTTTTATTGTTAATTTTTTCTGTAATAGTATTAGGGGAAATACTGACAATTTCCCCTTGTGAATATGATAAACACCTAATCATTTCATTCCTCCCATACTTCTATATCTCTAAGCCACTTAGGATAATAATTTTTAACTACCCCTTTTGCAATTCTGCCCCATCCCGCAGGAAACCCTTCTATAGTAAAAAAAATCCAGCCGTCTTCTAAGTCCAATTCAAAAGTTTCTCCTTTTAAATATTTTTCCTTTTGTTCTCTTTCAAGTTCCAAAAGTCTTTTAGCTTGTAAAGTTTTAATTCCCATTGCCAACCAGTGAGAAGGCTCAAACCTGTTTTTCTTAAGCTCCCCTAACTGCCAACCGTATCTGTATACCTTTATATTACTCAAATCCGGTAAACCCTCTGGTACATGGTAAACAAAATCATTATGCACTTCAATATTTAGATTATCTAAGTCTAAATTAAGATATTTATCAGCAAAATCGTAAAATAGTTGTAATTCTTTTTGCTTTTTTCTGCCTTTTGTTTTTTTAAATCTAGAGTCTGGCTCTTCTTCCTCTTTTTTTCTCAGTTTCGCAATAAAATGTCCTTCTCCTCTCACCTTATGTGGCCATAATCTCATGCATTTTTTTAAATCTTCAGGACCTTCAACCCATTCGGGATGCCCTCTGTCAAAGAATTTGCTAATCTCACTTTCTTCAATTTCAAATTCAGGATGTTCTTCTAAAAATTTTTTTATAACTCCTTCATCCTCCTCAGGAGCAAAAGTACAGGTAGAATAAACCAAAATGCCTCCCTTTTTTAATAAAGGAGCTACACTTCGCAAAATATTTCTCTGTGTAATAGAACAACTCATGACATTATTTAAAGACCAAATTTTCCTTGCTGTAGGGTCTTTTCTAAACATTCCCTCTCCTGAGCAAGGAGCATCTACCAAAATTTTATCAAAATATCCTTCAAATGCGGTAGCCAACTTTTCAGGAGTTTCATTTGTTATGACAATATTTCTTATTCCCATTCTCTCTACATTTTCCACCAGTGCTTTTATTCTTTTTTTATCTATTTCATTAGCAACAATTATTCCTTCATCGCCAATTTTCGTAGCTATGTGGGTGGTTTTACCTCCCGGCGCTGCACTTACATCGAGAATCTTTTCCCCTGGTTTAGGGTCTAACACCTCCACAACTGCCATCGCTGTCGGCTCTTGAATATAGTAAAGTCCTAAAATATGGTACAAATGGTTGCCCGCCTTTTCTTCTTTATCATAATAAAACCCAGTTGGACACCAAGGAATTGGGGTTATCTCAAAAGGAACAATTTTTTTAAACTCTTCTACACCGATTTTTAATGTATTCACTCTTAAGCCTTTTTGAGACTTTTTGTCGTATTCCTTTAAAAAATCTTCATACTCTTCTTTAAGTAATTGCTCCATTCTTTTCAAAAACTCTTTTTTTACTGTAATTTTCATCTTATTACTACCCCTATCTTATTGATTGAATAATATACTGACAACTAATCTTTTAGATTACTAATAACTTTCCCATTATTTTCAGCTGATAATAATATTTTATCCAAAATAACCTGGTCTTTGTAGGCTTCCTCAAAAGTGGGTGTCTCACTAAATACAATTTTATCCTCTACTATATTTGTAAAAAAATTTATAAGGCTTGCCATGTGTAAATCTACCATCCATCCAAGAGAATACTTTTCTGTAGGATATATTGACTCCACATACTCGCTAAATTTGCTTTTTTTATCGTAATCGCCAATTATTTGGATATTATCTTGCTTTTTATATAATACAGCATAACGAGGATGTTTTGTAGATATTTTTATTGAGCCCTTTGTACCGTATATTTCAAATCGAGTCTCCTCCTCAAGGTCGGCAGATATCCTTGAGGCTTCGATACTTCCCCATCCTCCATTTTTCATTTCTATTTCTACATTTGTCCAGTCATCTACATCCACTTCTTCATAAATTTCAGAGCCTTTGGATACAGGCCTTTTTTTAAAATATGTCTTAGAATTTGATCTTAAAGACTTTATTTCTCCCATCATAAATCTTACTGCATCCACAAGGTGTATCCCCATGTCAACTATTGCTCCACCACCAGAAGTAGCTTTTTTCATTTTCCAGGACATAGGCCTTTTAGGGTCCATATAGCCCGAATGAAGCATCAACGCCTTAAAATTTAAAATTTCACCTATCTCTCCAT
The sequence above is a segment of the Thermoanaerobacter ethanolicus JW 200 genome. Coding sequences within it:
- a CDS encoding Gfo/Idh/MocA family protein, coding for MSKKEIKLGFIGLGFIGTIHSIACFSMPLIFKNLPFEVKLGPVYKNNIEDIPHFFEKGVKSIEEMLEEGGLDAVDICTPNYLHYEQAMKVIEKGIPLYLEKPIGVNGKEAYEIMEKAKEKRIIHQTALMYRFMPAVNQARDMIKNGEIGEILNFKALMLHSGYMDPKRPMSWKMKKATSGGGAIVDMGIHLVDAVRFMMGEIKSLRSNSKTYFKKRPVSKGSEIYEEVDVDDWTNVEIEMKNGGWGSIEASRISADLEEETRFEIYGTKGSIKISTKHPRYAVLYKKQDNIQIIGDYDKKSKFSEYVESIYPTEKYSLGWMVDLHMASLINFFTNIVEDKIVFSETPTFEEAYKDQVILDKILLSAENNGKVISNLKD
- a CDS encoding RsmF rRNA methyltransferase first C-terminal domain-containing protein, which translates into the protein MKITVKKEFLKRMEQLLKEEYEDFLKEYDKKSQKGLRVNTLKIGVEEFKKIVPFEITPIPWCPTGFYYDKEEKAGNHLYHILGLYYIQEPTAMAVVEVLDPKPGEKILDVSAAPGGKTTHIATKIGDEGIIVANEIDKKRIKALVENVERMGIRNIVITNETPEKLATAFEGYFDKILVDAPCSGEGMFRKDPTARKIWSLNNVMSCSITQRNILRSVAPLLKKGGILVYSTCTFAPEEDEGVIKKFLEEHPEFEIEESEISKFFDRGHPEWVEGPEDLKKCMRLWPHKVRGEGHFIAKLRKKEEEEPDSRFKKTKGRKKQKELQLFYDFADKYLNLDLDNLNIEVHNDFVYHVPEGLPDLSNIKVYRYGWQLGELKKNRFEPSHWLAMGIKTLQAKRLLELEREQKEKYLKGETFELDLEDGWIFFTIEGFPAGWGRIAKGVVKNYYPKWLRDIEVWEE
- the corA gene encoding magnesium/cobalt transporter CorA → MIRCLSYSQGEIVSISPNTITEKINNKNLLWVDLENPTDSEIKILSDVFKFHPLTIEDCLHRKQRSKVENYKDYYFIVMNVFKGRKLEEEFRISEIFLFVSQNYIVTVHWGNMEVVNTVYEKAKSAANIFERGIDFLLYNLADEIIDDYFPIVDEVGNKIDEIEAEIFEKESKEIQSKIFLLKKNMLKLRKIITAQREVLNTLLRHDFVIIKEENKLYFMDVYDHIMRLFDFIDTYYDLLTGTLDLYMSYISNRMNGVMKTLTIIATIIMPLTLITGIYGMNFKNMPELNTEYGYFVTLAVMGIIAFVEILYFKRKGWW